The DNA region AATTTGGACACAAGACTTTTTATTAGCAATCCAAGTATATATAATCCCACCCTCTAATTCTGGCTGAATTTGGACACAAGACTTTTTATTAGCaatccaagtataatcccaccccctaattCTGGCTGAATTTGGACACAAGACTTTTTATTAGCAATCCAAGtaataatcccaccccctaattCTGGCTGAATTTGGACACAAGACTTTTTATTAGCAATCCAagtatatataatttttgtcaaattcATATATGACTGACtttaaatatagaaaattagatattttaccTACATTAATTTTCAATAGCCAAAACTTCACAATCACCTAATTTGCTATCCTTATCCATCTGCCCATCTGTAGCTAGTCTAGCCTGTAATGCCAGTActgttatttattcatttataatatcatattaaacaaacaaattacaaacatgatttatttcatatttttaaaggTGCAAGCTGTTTGTAATCGCACAAAATATGCAAAATGTGACAGTCCTAGTGTCACTGTTGGTGAAAATGAAGAAAAGTTGAAGGGAAGCTGTATTAGAGGATGGTTACCAAAATATTCCCCTTGGGAGAAAAATGTTGCAAGTGTGTCCCCATTCAAGAATATCTGCTTTTCTGTGATGCATGACAATACTTACAAACTTACTGTTACACCTTATAGTAAGTTCATATAGACCTAGTTTACGGTTTTATTTACAACTCtcagttttattttgtatttatcttgactgtattgaaataaattgtGCTATCGCAGCACAAAATCGAGGGATTACCctaaaaagtatttttaactGATCCACCCACCAGTTAACCAATGTTATTTCTAGCCTAAATTCAAATTTGCTGGCCATcaagtattttaaagaattattcAATATATTCTTTGACCGAAACAGGCCAGTTACTGGAAAGAGCTAAATCTAATGGTTTCAGAAACTTAAATTCACTTAAATGCAATATCCTATTTCCaactttttacaataaaaagGATAATATTGGATAATTATGATACAGTATacatatatttactgtattaccAATAGTGCTAAACCctgattttttatttagaaatgaccaattaattattgtataatcAGGCCAAAGTAACTAATTTGctttttttatatgaatatttttaatttatttattttagctttttttttttaattagctGCATACCTGTATTACATCGCTCTCTGTATATTTGGcttggttatttttatttatgctCCAGCATTAAGTCAGTAAGTCTATGAATGTACCGGTAGTAGCCACCTTTTGATTTTTAATGACACGACATGTGAACACACAGCTATTGAGTCTAACAGTCATTCCACACATTCTCTTTAGAGAGTGTGCCTTTTCGACTCAACAGCTGCATTGTGGCGAGtcattaaaacaaaaagttGCTATTATTgcagaaagaaaacaaaaatgattaattttttttaaatttaaataattttgttttaaattaatctaGGGTCCTTATCATACAAACCTCCTGGTTTCTTGAGACCccatttcatcattttcttaaatcattgtacatactattattttattgtgattTGTTGAATATGTAATGTATTGTATACAATGACAATGTCTATGTTCATAATAATTCGATAAATTTGCTGATTTCAGcattaaatactattttataaACACGCATACACTCTCTATATATTTGCAACATGTATGGTATTGATTTCATTTAACCTTTAACCTTCGTTTCTAGGAACCTTCTTTTCTATTACTCCTCTGGAATCACGATTGGCGTATTTGCATCACTCATCATACTCGTGTACATTTTAAGTAGAATGATACCAAGGGtaaactttttttcatttttgttcttaaattattatcatGTTGCCAACTTTATGTTGTCAGGCTGACAGAAAGTGGTCGAAATGTTATCGTATATACCACTGAATTAGTTACCTTACACtagttaatataaataataacagagGTATATTAAAGAATTATCATTTGCCTGTCTGTTGTAATTCTTATATGATTCTCATTATCGAGTTGAGTGGCCGATTGGTTAAGGCAGGGGTGCCGCTGCAAACCATAGCTATAcaatcggcacaggttcaagTCACTCCTCGACCATTATTCTGGTGATAGAACAAGTCCTAGGATAAGGAGGTCTAGTGtgcacatctagctcgtgtgcacttaaAGAACCTTGTACACCTTATGGAAGAGTagagggttaccccggtgtactggtCCATTCAGCCCCTGTCGTTGCAGACAGACGAACGGGTGTCTATAGGGGAGTAGAAAGTTTTTGTATGTGTCATCCACACCTGTGCGCAATTAAgcccagtaggctgcaagtcgCAGGTTATTCCCCCATTTACTTTATCTTATCTATATTACTCTGCAGACTTAACTCTAGTGTAtgtagtttttaatttattacgcGGTTGAATGATTAACCCAGTAAGGTCTAATTAAACGTCGCATTTAATATCTTAAGAACTGGTTCATCAGTTGTTCATATCTAAAGTTTGTTTTTCTATTCACAGAAAACTGGTGCGTTTGCCGTCATTGCCCTGGGCTGGTCCGGAGCACTTGTTATTCTTAACTGGGTGTTTGAAAACATAGCAGATAAAGATTATCAATATCTTGTAATTTGCTACACAGGGATCTCTTCCCTGATAAGCTTTGCTGTATGTTACTACTATGGGCCTAGCTACCATGAACGCGCTCAGAAGCTTGTTCAGTGGGCGATACAGTTGTGTGCGTTGTTTTGTATATATCAAAGTACTCACGACCAAATTGCTGCAGTCTCCCTCATTGTCGGTCTGTTAACTGTTATTAACTTACCGTATGGATTCTTTAAAAGGATTTTACCAAATTTACGATGGTAAGTAAGGTTATTTTTTGGTCATATTTTAGTACGACAGGATTCATATAATTTGTCAAGAGTTAATTTCCATCAcagtttaaatttttttttattaaaggaaaataatgtttataaattgtgttttattatgtttattttatgaaaagTCAATTTGTCAttacttaaagctctgtccacactatcaaactttatgtgacaaaaaaatgtgatgtacccatattatttggacatgattatgtcatatcactaccatatttgggcatatcactaccatatttgggcacatcacacttttttattcaaactagtttgatagtgtagacagagctctacAGTAAAATTCCAGGTTTTCAATTACCCCTGTAGGACGCTATAGTGGATAGTTTAGTCTGGGGagtatattttcattttctgcGTTtgtacactattaaactttttCAAAAACCTCTTTTGACGtcttttatacaaatataaggaaattcaagaaaataaagAAGCCTAGATTCCTTACGGAGGAAGAGTATGAGGAGCAAGCGCGTGAAGAAACTAAATCTGCTCTGGACGATTTGAGAAAACAGTGTTTAAGTCCGCAAGTAAAGACCTGGAAGATGGTATCACGGTTAGAATCACCTAAAAGGTATGTaacaaattttatataaattcctgtcatttgattggacgaattaaaaatagaatatatatttccaaaaaaaatatatttgttttcgtgt from Antedon mediterranea chromosome 2, ecAntMedi1.1, whole genome shotgun sequence includes:
- the LOC140039878 gene encoding nuclear envelope integral membrane protein 1b-like — encoded protein: MDITIFYIAVLLCLFTCFQIGSSSSNNSFVIPVPYKVDVQNDSGCEIYCISSAESIGLTNLWKTIKVQAVCNRTKYAKCDSPSVTVGENEEKLKGSCIRGWLPKYSPWEKNVASVSPFKNICFSVMHDNTYKLTVTPYTAYLYYIALCIFGLVIFIYAPALSQNLLFYYSSGITIGVFASLIILVYILSRMIPRKTGAFAVIALGWSGALVILNWVFENIADKDYQYLVICYTGISSLISFAVCYYYGPSYHERAQKLVQWAIQLCALFCIYQSTHDQIAAVSLIVGLLTVINLPYGFFKRILPNLRWKFKKIKKPRFLTEEEYEEQAREETKSALDDLRKQCLSPQVKTWKMVSRLESPKRFAHFVLGESHLSGDEITAYDSDVSLIEDDDDTAEDNTSDIMTDDISYQEEGVII